Part of the Streptomyces antimycoticus genome, CGCGTATTGGACCTGCTGCGGTGTGCCTCGCCCGACGCGCTGGTGCTCTCGGTCTCGGTCCACGCCGACGGGACGGGGCGGTACCCCTTCGTGCAGCGCTTCGTCATGGGTGGTGAGGGACGGCGGCGCGCCTCCCTGTGTCAAGGAGCGACCGGAGACCCAGCAGTGATCATCCGGCGGGATCTGGACACCATCGCCCGGACCGCCTCGCGTCCGCATGTCGTGCTCGCGCTCCCTGACACCGTGGACACTGTGCCCTTTCTCGCCGAGCTGTGGCGGACCCCGCTGGGCAGGACTCCGCTGTCGCACCACTACGAACTGGCCCCGACCGCCGTCGGCGTGGACCCCGGCCGCCTGCTGAACGATCTGCGCTGTGCGCACCGCGCCACCCGCCTCTTCGGTCACGACCCGAACGCCGCGCCCCTCACGGTCGCCGAAGCCGCCGCCCGGCAGTTGGAGGCCGCCCAGGTGATGGTCCTGCGGGGCGGACCGGCGGAAGGGGAGGGCCGCCGGGAAGGGTGCCGCGCCCTGCTCGGCCATCTCAACCCGTCGGCACTGGTGCATCTCGACTCCGACGACGCCGATCTCACCGCGCTGACGGCTCTGGCGCGGTCCGACTCCGGCTGGAGCACGGCCGGACCGGCCGACCGTCTCGATGTTGTCGCCCCCGTCGCACGCCGCCGCGGCAT contains:
- a CDS encoding GTP-binding protein, encoding MSAGANTGRGLLGLVCGNTPEARGRVLDLLRCASPDALVLSVSVHADGTGRYPFVQRFVMGGEGRRRASLCQGATGDPAVIIRRDLDTIARTASRPHVVLALPDTVDTVPFLAELWRTPLGRTPLSHHYELAPTAVGVDPGRLLNDLRCAHRATRLFGHDPNAAPLTVAEAAARQLEAAQVMVLRGGPAEGEGRREGCRALLGHLNPSALVHLDSDDADLTALTALARSDSGWSTAGPADRLDVVAPVARRRGIDHGVTSVLWRSRRPLHPERLAESLPRVMPSVVRSRGHLWMATRPQTVISWRSAGRHLELHEAGGWLEDEDTVAWRAASPQRRTLASWYWDDYYGERRNEIVFTGADLDPDRLRAALDSAVLDDGELALGTEGWARLPDPLLGDAGPGPEG